The DNA sequence AATTCTTCTTGAGGTATTTCTGATGGTACTCTTCTGCCCTGCTATAGTTTTCAAGAGGCAGTACCTCTGTCTGCACCGGTTTCTTATATTTTCCTGCGACCGACCCAATCCATTCATTCGCCGCCGCAAGGTCGTCCTCGTTCTCCGAATAGACACCCGTCCGATACTGCGCTCCCCTGTCAGGTCCCTGGCGATTTAAAAGTGTCGGATCTATTATCCTGAACAGTGCGGCAAGCAAGGTTTCTACACTCGCAAGTCTCTCGTCATACGAAACCTTTACCGTTTCCGCGTGCCCCGTGAAGTTATGGCAAACATCCTCGTAGGTTGGATTTTCGATTTTTCCGTTCGCATAACCGACTTCAGTTTCGATTACGCCTGCTACTTTCGAAAAATACTCCTCAACGCCCCAGAAACACCCTCCTGCAAAATATATGCTTTTCATCTGTTCGCCTCCATTCATTTTGTTCTTTCATCCATTCTTATTCTACCACTACATACTTGCCCATGAACAATATATCCCCGTGTACATCATCGGCAATCATGAAAACAAAGGGTCTGTCAGCCACGAACATAGCCGGGTCTTCCACTGCTGCGCTCTCAAGAATCTCCACAACAGTGACAGCCGCCGCTTCGCTTCCCTTCTCGTTGACCTCTATGACAGCCTTGTGGAGCACCCTGCTTATGAAAATGTCGTCTCTTATTCCCGAGAAGTCCGCCTCAGCCCCAAAAGCCTTTTTCATTCCCATCGAAATCAAGGTATCGTTGAGCTTTTTTATTCCGTAATCCATCTTGAACTTGGGAATTCCAAGTATAATATTTTCCGTTTCCCAGATAGACTCCTTCATTTTTTCCCAGCGGTCTGCGTCCAAAGACTCTATAAGATCATCCACAGTTTGCCCACCCTCAGGCAAAACGAAATACATGGACAGCTTTTCGTTTCCGTATGGCAGCCTTGCAATTTTGAAGTCCTTCGTCTCGCCGAAATCGACCGTTGTCTTGTTACTCATCATCTCAACAGTCTTTTGCGTTCCGGATTCCTCCGTGAACTTGGTCTCATAGGTTCTTTTCTCATCAAATGCATTTGTCCACTCGCCCTTGAAATAAACCGCGTTTATGAGATACATCACTACATCCGGCGAGATGGGGGGCTCAATCATTTTAGTTATCTTGCCCTTTGTAGCATCCTCTATCCATCGGTTTATTATGTCTGCACTATCCGGCTTTTGGAAATCAATGGATTCAATAGAAGCATCAAACACCCTTTTATTTAGCTCAAGAAAATTCTCTCCAATGGCCTCTCCTTCTCTGTACCATATGGAATTTGATATGTCGATGATTGTCTTTTCATCAGCCTGCATCAAATATGGCAAAAGGTTCTCAAACGAATCGTTTGCTGTCTCATCTGAAAAGATTTCGTACCCCAGTACCGACTTCATTTCTTCTCTGGTTTCCCCGCCCGAACCGTTATATGTCATTGTAAGCGCTGCTACAATGCTGAGGGGTGAAATGAATATATTTTCGCCTTTCTCTTCCCTGTTTAGCTCCCTGAACATATCGAATGCGAAGGACGTCATTCCTCCAACAAATTTGTTGTCTATTTTTCCTTCGTCATAGGCTCTTTTAGGTTCCGTAGCCGGCGAAGTGCATGCGGCAAGAATGACAACAACCAAAATAACGGGTAAAACTACCTTCAAATATTTATTCATATCTGCGTCTCCCTTCATGAAATTTTATGAGAAGCGCCATCCCCATATTTTTTTGTGCATTACTTTAATACCCCAATAGACAAACCGTCAATAGCCTTTTCCTCAATTCATGTCTTCGATTGTTTAGACACTCATGCGAATCCTTCCCGTCAATTTTTCAAGCCTCTTTACTTTTTCATCAAAGCCCTTATGTATCCGGCTCTGTCCGATTTTATTGCTTCTGATTCAAGCTCCAGCCGGTTGCCCAAATTCTCCGTCGGAGAATTTCTTATGCTTTCATAATCGCATATTTCTTGAACCTTTGATTCGATTAAAGCCAATATTTCCCTTGTTATGCGTTTTATAAGCGTGTTAATCTGTATAGACTTGGCAACACGATGAAGAAAACACTGTAAGTAAAAGGTATAAAGTAGATTTTTCCTTTTATACGCCTGTATAATTTCATTGT is a window from the Peptostreptococcaceae bacterium genome containing:
- the msrA gene encoding peptide-methionine (S)-S-oxide reductase MsrA is translated as MKSIYFAGGCFWGVEEYFSKVAGVIETEVGYANGKIENPTYEDVCHNFTGHAETVKVSYDERLASVETLLAALFRIIDPTLLNRQGPDRGAQYRTGVYSENEDDLAAANEWIGSVAGKYKKPVQTEVLPLENYSRAEEYHQKYLKKNSGGYCHIDLDA
- a CDS encoding serpin family protein translates to MNKYLKVVLPVILVVVILAACTSPATEPKRAYDEGKIDNKFVGGMTSFAFDMFRELNREEKGENIFISPLSIVAALTMTYNGSGGETREEMKSVLGYEIFSDETANDSFENLLPYLMQADEKTIIDISNSIWYREGEAIGENFLELNKRVFDASIESIDFQKPDSADIINRWIEDATKGKITKMIEPPISPDVVMYLINAVYFKGEWTNAFDEKRTYETKFTEESGTQKTVEMMSNKTTVDFGETKDFKIARLPYGNEKLSMYFVLPEGGQTVDDLIESLDADRWEKMKESIWETENIILGIPKFKMDYGIKKLNDTLISMGMKKAFGAEADFSGIRDDIFISRVLHKAVIEVNEKGSEAAAVTVVEILESAAVEDPAMFVADRPFVFMIADDVHGDILFMGKYVVVE